In Halobaculum magnesiiphilum, the following proteins share a genomic window:
- the thrC gene encoding threonine synthase yields the protein MSLSLDSPTQDAPSVADDGAWLECIACGGQFAPFDDIRFTCDDCDGLLEVRYADPPTWDDFSGEGVWRYSAGLPFEEGVSLPEGHTPLHEVPRLREDLGVNRLRVKHEGMNPTGSFKDRGMTVGVRVAEELGVDRLACASTGNTSAALAAYGARAGLETLVLLPAGKVAAGKVAQASLHGARILEVDGNFDACLDIVQNLANRGEVYLLNSLNPFRLEGQKTIGFEILEEFRDDYGTFPDRIVLPVGNAGNTAALFKAFRELVAAGAMDADEVPKLTGVQAAGAAPMVEAIENGADEVRRWESVETRATAIRIGNPVNAPKALPGIRETGGTAVAVDDEAITAAQRDLAQEGVGVEPASAASVAGLRTLRERGVVDADEDVVCLTTGHLLKDPDAAYEAGGDPEPVANATEAVLEHIGAK from the coding sequence CTGCGACGACTGCGACGGCCTGCTGGAGGTACGCTACGCCGACCCGCCGACGTGGGACGACTTCTCCGGCGAGGGCGTCTGGCGGTATTCGGCCGGCCTACCCTTCGAGGAGGGCGTCTCGCTGCCCGAGGGTCACACCCCCCTCCACGAGGTTCCCCGCCTCCGCGAGGACCTCGGCGTGAACCGCCTGCGCGTGAAACACGAGGGGATGAACCCGACGGGCTCGTTCAAGGACCGTGGCATGACCGTCGGCGTCCGCGTCGCCGAGGAGCTGGGCGTCGACCGCCTCGCGTGCGCCTCGACGGGCAACACCTCCGCCGCCCTCGCAGCCTACGGCGCCCGCGCGGGGCTGGAGACGCTGGTCCTTCTGCCCGCGGGAAAGGTCGCCGCCGGCAAGGTCGCGCAGGCGAGCCTCCACGGCGCCCGGATCTTGGAGGTCGACGGCAACTTCGACGCCTGCCTCGACATCGTGCAGAACCTCGCGAACCGCGGCGAGGTGTACCTCCTCAACTCGCTCAACCCGTTCCGGCTGGAGGGCCAGAAGACGATCGGCTTCGAGATCCTCGAGGAGTTCCGCGACGACTACGGCACGTTCCCCGACCGGATCGTCCTCCCCGTCGGCAACGCGGGCAACACCGCGGCGCTGTTCAAGGCGTTCCGGGAGCTCGTCGCCGCCGGCGCGATGGACGCCGACGAGGTGCCGAAGCTGACGGGCGTGCAGGCCGCCGGCGCCGCGCCGATGGTCGAGGCGATCGAGAACGGCGCCGACGAGGTCCGCCGCTGGGAGTCGGTGGAGACCCGCGCGACCGCCATCCGCATCGGCAACCCGGTGAACGCGCCGAAGGCGCTCCCCGGGATCCGCGAGACGGGCGGCACCGCCGTCGCCGTCGACGACGAGGCGATCACGGCGGCCCAGCGCGACCTCGCGCAGGAGGGCGTCGGCGTCGAACCCGCCTCCGCGGCCTCGGTCGCCGGCCTCCGGACGCTCCGCGAGCGGGGCGTCGTCGACGCCGACGAGGACGTGGTGTGTCTCACGACCGGCCACCTGCTGAAGGACCCCGACGCCGCCTACGAGGCCGGCGGCGACCCCGAACCGGTGGCGAACGCTACCGAGGCGGTGCTGGAACACATCGGCGCGAAGTGA